The following coding sequences lie in one Prevotella sp. oral taxon 299 str. F0039 genomic window:
- the infC gene encoding translation initiation factor IF-3, with the protein MKNDKMTNQYRVNEQIRAREVRIVSDGGAEVMPTRQALELARQQGVDLVEISPNAQPPVCRIIDYSKFLYQQKKHQKEMKQKQAKVDIKEIRFGPQTDEHDYQFKLKHAKEFLNGGNKVRAYVFFRGRSILFKEQGEVLLLRFANDLEEYAKVEQLPKLDGKKMFLYLTPKKAGVVKKSQQKMDRERREAEASAAAKEQKENEIAANGGLFANAKGGDSALKKLASEESE; encoded by the coding sequence ATGAAGAATGACAAAATGACCAATCAGTACCGCGTGAATGAGCAAATTCGCGCTAGGGAAGTACGTATTGTAAGCGACGGTGGAGCTGAAGTTATGCCTACACGTCAAGCGTTAGAACTTGCAAGACAGCAAGGAGTTGATCTTGTTGAGATATCTCCTAATGCTCAACCGCCAGTTTGTCGAATCATAGACTATTCAAAGTTTCTTTATCAACAGAAGAAACATCAAAAGGAAATGAAGCAAAAACAAGCTAAAGTTGATATCAAAGAAATTCGCTTCGGACCTCAAACCGATGAGCACGATTATCAATTTAAGCTTAAACATGCTAAGGAATTTCTTAACGGAGGCAATAAAGTTCGTGCTTATGTGTTCTTCCGTGGACGTTCAATCTTATTCAAAGAACAAGGAGAAGTGTTGCTACTTCGCTTTGCAAACGACCTCGAAGAATATGCAAAGGTAGAACAATTACCAAAGTTAGATGGCAAAAAGATGTTTTTATACCTCACTCCAAAGAAAGCAGGAGTGGTGAAAAAGAGCCAACAAAAAATGGATCGTGAACGTCGAGAGGCTGAAGCAAGTGCTGCTGCTAAAGAGCAAAAAGAAAATGAAATTGCTGCAAATGGAGGCTTATTCGCTAATGCAAAAGGCGGAGACAGCGCTCTAAAGAAACTTGCAAGCGAAGAATCTGAATAA
- the rpmI gene encoding 50S ribosomal protein L35, with the protein MPKVKTNSGAKKRFKFTGTGKIKRRRAYHRHILTKKTKKQKRNLTHQTVVDSSDIKQVKDLLRLR; encoded by the coding sequence ATGCCAAAAGTTAAAACTAACTCGGGAGCTAAAAAGAGATTTAAGTTCACCGGAACAGGTAAGATTAAAAGACGTCGTGCTTATCATCGTCACATCTTAACAAAGAAGACTAAGAAGCAAAAGAGAAATCTTACACATCAAACAGTAGTAGATAGTTCAGACATAAAGCAAGTTAAAGACTTGTTACGTCTTCGTTAA
- the rplT gene encoding 50S ribosomal protein L20, protein MPRSVNHVASKARRTRILKLTKGYFGARKNVWTVAKNTWEKGLTYAYRDRRNKKRNFRSLWIQRINAAARLENMTYSTLMGALHKAGIEINRKVLADLAVNNPEAFKAIVDKVK, encoded by the coding sequence ATGCCAAGATCAGTAAATCATGTTGCATCTAAAGCAAGAAGAACTAGAATCTTAAAGCTTACTAAAGGTTATTTTGGTGCAAGAAAGAATGTTTGGACAGTAGCAAAGAATACCTGGGAAAAAGGTTTAACTTATGCTTATCGTGACCGTAGAAATAAGAAACGTAACTTCCGTTCATTGTGGATACAACGTATCAACGCTGCTGCTCGTTTAGAGAATATGACTTATTCAACTCTAATGGGTGCTTTACACAAAGCTGGAATCGAAATCAATCGTAAAGTTCTTGCTGACTTAGCGGTTAACAATCCAGAAGCTTTCAAAGCAATTGTTGATAAAGTTAAGTAA
- a CDS encoding transposase: MRSESKERAKLFYLLYTKGLPTEQIGDISDVICGRTYSKQQVSYLGTNYREDVEQWLNCRLSSHYLAIYIDATFIAIRRDKHVLKKLIIPF; this comes from the coding sequence ATGCGTAGCGAAAGCAAAGAGCGTGCAAAGTTATTCTATCTACTTTATACCAAAGGTCTCCCTACAGAACAGATAGGTGACATATCTGATGTAATTTGTGGACGGACTTATAGTAAACAACAAGTGTCTTATTTGGGCACCAATTACCGTGAAGATGTTGAGCAATGGCTTAATTGTAGACTTTCTTCTCATTATTTAGCCATTTATATTGATGCTACTTTCATTGCAATTCGCAGAGATAAACACGTTTTAAAGAAGCTTATAATACCCTTTTAG
- a CDS encoding transposase produces MLNVLNHSTEGAICWNEALEALKERVVTQIDLVVSDVLQGIENVKFHISFALLM; encoded by the coding sequence GTGTTAAACGTTCTAAACCACTCCACTGAAGGGGCTATATGCTGGAACGAAGCGCTTGAGGCATTAAAAGAAAGAGTAGTAACTCAAATAGATTTAGTGGTATCGGATGTACTTCAAGGAATAGAGAACGTCAAGTTTCACATCAGTTTTGCGTTGCTCATGTGA